GCTGCCCCTTCGGGCACCGGATTCACGGCCGCGGTGGTCCGGCCTCGATCCGCCGCCGGTGCCGGTCGACCGCGTCGGCACCCATCGACCAGTCGGACTCGACCCAGTAGGTGGCGCCGGCGTCCACCCATTCGCGGGCCGTCGCGTCCCCGGCCGCCCCGGGTTCGCTGACTCCCTCGGCGACCACCTGGTAGCCGTCCCAGGGCAGCCCGGCCTCGGCCCGCAGCGGCCGGACCGCGGCCACTACGTCGGCCAGGTCGGCCGGGCCGAACGGCGTCTCGGCCGCGTACCCGACCTTGGTGGCCAGCAGGCCGTCCCACCGCGCGGCCCGGCGCAACGACCTGGTCGCGGGGTATGCGCCGACGACCCAGACCGGCACTCGGGGCTGCTGGATCGGCGCCGGCGGCGGCATGAAGTCGGTGGGGTGGACCTGGTAGTGCGTGCCGGTGTACTCGAACGGCTGGCCGCGCATCAGCCCGTCGTAGACGGCCAGGCCCTCGTCGAGCTTTTCCGCCCGCACCTTGCGACCCTCGTCCCGTTCGAACGCCAACCAGCCCTCGTGCAACGCGCCCATCCCGACCGCCAGCTGGACCCGGCCGCCGGAGAGCGCATCGAGGGTGGCCGCCCGCCCGGCCAGGTCCCACGGCCGGATCCGGGGCAGCGGGGTGAGCATGGTGCCCAACCGGATCCGCTCGGTGACCATCGCCGCCGCGGTCAGCGTCACCCAGGCGTCCTGGCCCCACACGGCCTCCCAGGTGAAGATCGCGTCCCACCCGGCGGCCTCCGCCTCCACCGCCAGGTCGGCGAACTCCCGGGAGCTGGCCGCACTGATCACGATTCCTGTCTGCAGGTTCGTCATGGCCGGCAGGGTGTCACAAACCTCCGACAGTGCCCTGAAAAGCGGGCGCCGCACGGCGGCTCAGTCGGCCAGCTTGATCGCCAGTTCGGTGCGGTACCGGTTCGGGTCGGTCTCCAGGCGCGGGTCGGTCAGGTAGATCTCCAGCCGGGCGGTCCACCGCTCCAGACCGTCCTCGGTCTCCATGTCCAGGCGCAGCTCCTGCTCGCTCGCCCAGGCCAGCAGGCGCTCGGTGGCCGCGCGCAGACCGTCGAACGAGCCGACGTGGGTCAGGCCGGCGTACCGGCCGGCCGGCAGGTGCCCGGACTCGACCGTGAACGGCAGCACGTGCTCGGGCAGCTCGGCGCCGTCCGGCACGGGCACCCCGACCTGCAGTGTCATCGCATCCCCGCGCAGGTCCAGGTACCGGAAGAAGGGTGCGCCGGTCGGGGTGATCCCGCGGCTGATCAGCGCCCCGACGAGCTCCGGGATGCGGTCGGCGATCTGCGCGATGGTCGCTGTGCTCACGCCGGTGGTGGTGCCGACGAAGGGCACGGCGGGGCGGTCCTGCAGGTGTGGCTCGGCGCCGGTCTCGGAAGTGGTCATGGCTCATTGGACCGCAGCGCGCCGGACAACTCAGCGCCGAGCGAGGAATTCTCAGTCGGGCAGGATCGGCATGGCGGCCCGCTGCTCGCGGCCGACCAGCACGCCCCGGGTCAGCGAGGCGGCGCCGAAACGTTCCCGGATGCCGTCCATCGCCGTGTCCAGGGCGGCGTCCCGGACCGGGGCCGACCGGGCCCCGAACGGCAACTCCAGCTGACCGTCCTCGTCGTCCAGGTTGCCCACCGCGATGCCGAGCAAGGTGAGCCCGCCGCGGTCCCGGATCAGCGGCCGGGCCGTGGCCACCAGGTCCCGTACCGCCTCCAGGATCACCGGGGTCTGCGCCGTGGGCCGGGCCAAGGTGTGGGACCGGCTGGCCCGGGTGAAGTCGTCGAAGCGCAGGCGCAGCATGACCGTGCGGCCCTCGCGGCCGGCCTTGCGCATCCGGCCGCCGACCCGCTCGACCAGCGCGATGACGATCGCGTCGATCTCGGCCAGCGAGTGCTGGCCCCGGCCCATCGCGTGCTGCGAGCCGATCGACCCCCGCCGCTTGCCGACCTGGACGGCGCGCGGGTCGTGATTGTGCGCCAGCGCGTGCAGGTGCCGGCCCGACCCCTGACCCAGCGCGGTGAGCAGGGTGGCCTCGTCCAGCCCGGCGACCTGACCCACCGTGGTCACGCCCAGGGCGTGCAGCTTGGCCGTGGTCTTGGGGCCGACGCCCCACAACCGCTGCACCGGCAAGGGATGCAGGAACTCCAGCTCCCGGTCCGGTTCGACCACCAGCAGCCCGTCCGGCTTGGCCACCCCGCTGGCCACCTTGGCCAGGAACTTGGTGCGGGCGACGCCGACGGTGATCTTCAGGCCGACCCGCTCGAGCACGGCGGCCCGCAGCCGGGCGGCGATCTGCGCCGGCTCGCCGGAGACCCGGCGCAGCCCGCCGACGTCCAGGAACGCCTCGTCGATGGACAGGCCCTCGACCAGCGGCGTCGTGTCCCGGAACACCTCGAACACGTCGTGGCTGGCCCGGGTGTAGGCCTTGAACCGGGGCTCGACGACGACCGCGTCCGGACACAGGGCCAGGGCCTGCCGGCCGCCCATCGCGGTCCGTACCCCCATCGCCTTGGCCTCGTAACTGGCGGCGAGCACGACGCCGCCGCCGACGATGACCGGGCGACCCTGCAGCGTGGGGTTGTCGCGCTGCTCGACCGAGGCGAAGAAGGCGTCCAGGTCGGCGTGCAGGATCGACGCGTCCGTCCTGGTCCCGCTGATGCGCACGAACACATGTTCGCATGCCGGCGGCGCGCTGTCGAGGGCGGCGCGCCCGGCTCAGCCGCCCTGGGCGCCCGGGTAGCTGCCCACGCTCCAGGCGTTGCCCTCGGGATCGAGGAAGGCGAACTCGCGGCTGCCGTAGTCGGTCTCGGCCAGTTCGCGCAGCACCGTCCAGCCGGCCGCGGCGACCCGGGCGGCGACGCCGGCGACGTCGTCGGTGGACAGGTAGGCGGTGCCGGTGCCGGGACCGCCGGCCGATCCGGACCAGCGCGGCTCGGTCGGCTCGGAGCCGAACATGATGCCGCCGCCGTCCGGCCAGAGCAGTTCGGCGTGCGCGATCGGCCGGTCCGGACCGCCGGGGTGGACCACCGATTCGGTGAATCCGACCACCTCGGTCAGGTAGCGGACCGCGGCCTCGGCGTCGCGGTAGGACAGGGTGGGCCAGGCCCCGGGGCGGGTGGTGGTGGGTGCGTTCATGCCGCCGACTCTGCCAAGTCGGTCGCCCGCCGTCTTGGAGAAATGTGACCTGCCGACCGCCGGATGCCGGGCCGGACCCGGTGGGTCAGTGGTCGGCCAGCTCGGCGGCCATCCATTGCCGCGGGGTGCAGCCGGCGAACTCCCGCCACTCCGCGGTCAGGTGGGACTGGTCGGCGTAGCCACTGTCCTGCGCGATCCGGCCGAGCTCCCCGGCCCGACCGATCATCAGCCGGCGGGATCGCTGGAACCGGGCCAGCCGGGCGAGATCCTTGGCGCCGACGCCGATCTCCGCGCGCAGCCGCCGGGTCAGGTGGGCCCGCGACCAACCGACGTCGCGGGCGACGTCGCCGATCCGGGCCCGGCCGTCGCTGCCCACGATGAGCCGCCAGGCGCGGGCCAGCTCCCGCGGGGCGGGTGAGGCCGCGGCGGCCCGGGTGCGCTCGCGCAGCCACCCGTTGACCGCGGCCACCGCGTCCGGCCCGGTCGGATCCGCGGCCAGCCGCTCCGTCAGCCCGGCCAGCGGGCCGACGACGTCCCCGACCTCGAGCACCTCGTCGGTGAGCGCCGCGGCCGGCACCCCGAAGACGGCCCGGGCGGCGAGCGGATGCACGGCCAACTGGATGCCGCGTTGAGCGGAGGTCGGGGCGTGCGGGAGCCGGCGGGGCAACAGCACGGCCCGGGTGTGCAGGCCGCCCAACGGGATCCGGAACGCGCCCTCCCGCCGGCCCGCGGGGGACGGGACGTGGATCGGCAGCGGCCCGGACAGCGAGAACACCAGGGTCAGGTAGGGGCTGGGCAGGCCGCGATGCTCACCGGGCTCGGCGGCCATCCGGTAGCCGATCATCGTCCGGACCGCGCCGGCCGCCTCGGGCGGGGCGGCCAGCGCGACCAGCGCCTCATCGGCCATGGTCCTCGCCCCCTCAGCTGGTCACGGTCGCGCCTCCGGTAACCGTTACGGTATCCCTGTTCACCCGGCGTCTCCGGGTCGATGGAGCGCCGGGAAGCCTGGTCGGCAGAAGGGTTCCCCTATGCCGTCATCCGACGACACCTCGTTGTTCTCACCCGGCTCCTGGTCGGAGAACAGCCGGCTCGCGCAAGTCCTGCGCCGCGAAACGGTCGGCGGTGCGCTGCTGCTGGCGGCCGCCGTCATCGCGCTGGTCTGGGCCAATTCGCCCTGGTCCGCGGGCTACTACGCGATGCTGGACTTCGTCGCCGGGCCGGAGCTGCTGCACCTGAACCTGTCCCTGGAAACCTGGGCGGCGGACGGTCTGCTGGCCATCTTCTTCTTCGTCGCCGGGCTGGAGCTCAAACGCGAGTTCGTGGCCGGCGACCTGCGGGACCGGCGTCGCGCGGCCGTGCCGGTGTTCGCCGCGGTCGGCGGCATGGTCGTGCCGGCCATCGTCTACCTGGCCTTCGCGGCCGGCAGCGGACCTAAGGGTTGGGCGATCCCGACCGCCACCGACATCGCCTTCGCCCTGGCCGTGCTGGCGGTGATCTCGACCCACCTGCCGTCGACCCTGCGCACCTTCCTGCTCACCCTGGCCGTGGTCGACGACCTGCTGGCGATCATTGTGATCGCCGTCTTCTACACCGACGAGCTCAACCTGCTCTACTTCGGGCTGGCGTTGATCCCGCTGGCCGGGTTCGGGTTGCTGGTGCAGCGCCGGATCAGCCATTGGTACCTGCTGCTGCCGCTGGCCGTGGCCACCTGGACGCTGGTGCACGCCTCCGGCATCCACGCCACGGTGGCCGGCGTGCTGCTCGCCTTCACCGTGCCGGTGCGGCCCGGCCGGGCGGCCAAGGACCCGGACGGACCGGGGCTGGCCGAGCACTTCGAGCACCTGATGCGGCCGATCTCGGCCGGGATCGCGGTGCCGCTGTTCGCGTTGTTCTCGGCCGGGGTGAGTTTGGGTGGCTGGTCCGGCTTCACCTCGGCGCTGACCGACCCGATCGCCCTGGGCATCATCGCCGGCCTGGTGGTCGGCAAGCCGATCGGCATCGTCTCCGCCACCTTCCTGACCAGCAAGATCACCCGCACCCCGCTGCAGGCGGGGTTGACCTGGCCGGACGTGACCGGCGTGGCCATCCTGGGCGGCATCGGGTTCACCGTGTCCCTGCTGATCGGCGAGCTGGCATTCGCGGCCAATCCGGAGGCCGACGACCACGTCAAGATCGCGGTGCTCACCGGGTCGCTGGTGGCCGCGGTGCTGGCCGCGGTGGTGCTGCGGTTGCGCAACCGCCGCTACCGGCGGCTGTGGGAGGAGGAGAACCGGGACGACGACCAGGACGGGATCCCGGACATCTATCAGCACCGAGAGCGCGAGTAGCCTCGCGCAGCGTGACCACTGCACCCCGTCGAGCCCTCGTCCGTGCCCCCTCGCCCCGGTTGGCGCAGGGCCTGCTCACCCACCTGGACCGGGTACCGGTGGACGCCGAGCTGGCCGTGCGGCAGTGGTCGGACTACACCCGGGCGCTGACCGAGGCCGGCTGGGACACCGTCGAGGTGCCGGCCGCCCCCGAGTGCCCGGACGGGGTGTTCGTCGAGGACACGGTGGTGATGATCGGCGGGACCGCGGTGATCACCAGCCCCGGCGCCGACGAACGCAAGCCGGAGACGATGGGCACCTCGGTCACGGTGCGCGCCCTGGGCTACCCGACCGCGACGCTGGACGCGGGCACCCTGGACGGCGGGGACGTACTCAAGATCGGCCGCACCGTCTACGTCGGCCGGACGCTGCGCACCAGCGCGGAGGGCATCGCGTCGCTGCGGCGCATCTGCGAGCCGCTCGGCCACCGGGTGGTCGCCGTGCCCACCACCAAGGTGCTGCACCTGAAGTCCGCGGTGACCGCGCTGCCCGACGGCACCGTGATCGGCTACGAGCCGCTGGTCGACGACCCCGGGTTCTGGCCGCACTTCCGGCCGATGCCCGAGGAGGGAGGCTCGCACGTGGTCGACCTGGGGGAGGGGCGGCTGCTGATGGCCGCCTCCGCACCCCGCTCGGCCGAGCTGATCGCCGACCTGGGCTTCACCCCGATCCCGGTCGACATCTCCGAGTTCGAGAAGCTGGAGGGGTGCGTGACCTGCCTGTCGGTGCGGGTGCGGCACGCCCCGGACGGCGAGAGCTGACGCTGTGGTCGCCGGTGGTCGGCACACCGTCACCGCAGTGGCACGGGCCGGCTTCCCGGGGCAAGATGCGGCGGGGCAGAGTAGCCCCGTACTCGCACCGAGAGGATCCTCGTGAAGAAGATCATCAACGACCCGACCACCGTCGTCACCGAGGCCCTCAAGGGCGTCGCGCTGGCCCACGCCGATCTGGTCACCGTCCACCATGACCCCGACTTCATCACCCGGGCCGATGGCCCGATCCAGGGCAAGGTCGCCATCGTCTCCGGCGGCGGGAGCGGGCACGAGCCGCTGGCCGGCGGGTACGTGGGCCCGGGCGGCCTGGACGCCGCCGTCCCCGGCGCCGTGTTCACCTCGCCCACCCCGGACCAGATCCTGGCCGCGACCCAGGCCGCCGACGGCGGCGCCGGGGTGGTGCACCTGGTGCTCAACTACACCGGCGACATCCTGAACTTCGAGACCGCCGCCGAACTGGCCGACGCCGAGGACATCAACGTTCAGGCCGTGGTCATCGACGACGACGTCGCGGTCAAGGACTCCACCTGGACCGCCGGTCGCCGCGGCGTGGGCGGGGCCATCCCCTGGTACAAGATCACCTGTGCGGCGGCGGCCCGGGGCGACGACCTGGACGCCGTGGTCGCCATCTCCAAGCGCGTCGTGGCCAACGTCCGCACCATGGGCATGGCGCTGACCCCGTGCACCGTGCCGCACTCCGGCGAGCCGTCCTTCACGCTGGCCGAGGACGAGATGGAGATCGGCATCGGCGTGCACGGCGAGCCCGGCCGGGAGCGGACCAAGCTCACCTCGGCCAACGAGATCGTCGCCACCCTGCTGGGGTCGGTCGTCGAGGACCTGCCCTTCGAACGGGGCGACAACACCCTGCTGTTCGTCAACGGCATGGGCGGCACCCCCTCGATCGAGCTGTACCTGGCCTACAACGCGGCCCGGGAGTTCCTGGCCGAGCGGGGCATCGAGGTCACCCGCTCGCTGGTCGGGAACTACTTCACCTCGCTGGAGATGCAGGGCATGTCGATCTCCCTGCTCAAGCTGGACGACGAGCTGACCGAACTGTGGGATGCGCCCATCAACACGGCCGCCATGCGCCGGGGAGTGTGAGCCGATGAGTGAGGCCGACCGGACCAGCTGTGACGCGGCCGGGGTGGTGGCGGGGATCCGCGCCGTCGCCGCGACCATCGCCGAGCACAAGGTGGAACTGACCCGGCTGGACCGGGACATCGGCGATGGCGACCACGGCGAGAACATGGCCCGCGGGTTCACCGCGGTCCTGGCCAAGCTGGACGCCGGCGAGCCGGACACCCCCTCGGCCGTGCTCAAACTGGTGGCCTCGACGCTCATCTCGACCGTCGGCGGGGCGGCCGGACCGCTCTACGGGACCGCGTTCCTGCGGGCCTCGACCGCGGTCAAGGAGGCCACGACGCTGGACCCGCAGGCGATCGTCACCGCGCTGACCGCCGGCCGGGACGGCGTCGTCGCCCGGGGCAAGGCCGAGCTGGAGGACAAGACGATGGTCGACGCGCTCACCCCGGCGGTGAACGCGGCCCGCGCGGCGGCCGACGCCGGCGGCGACGTCGCCGCGGTGCTCCGGGCGGCGGCCAACGACGCGGCCATGGGGGCCGCGGCGACCATCCCGCTGCAGGCCCGCAAGGGTCGGGCCAGCTACCTGGGCGCGCGTTCGATCGGGCATCAGGACCCGGGGGCGACCAGCACCGCATACCTGCTCGAGGCGCTGGCCGCGGTCGCGGAGAAGGCGCCGTGACGGTCGGCATCGTGCTGGTCTCGCACAGCGCCCAGCTGGCCGCCGGGCTGGCCGAGGTCGCCGCGCAGATGGCCCCGAACGTGGCCATCTGCCCGGCCGGCGGGTTGGAGGACGGGGCGATCGGCACGTCGTTCGACCTGATCGCGGCCGCGATCGAGCGGGCCGACACGGGCGACGGGGCGATCCTGCTCTACGACCTGGGCAGCGGGTACCTCACCGCCGAGACGGCGGTGGAGTTCCTGGAGGACGAGCAGCGCGCGCGGGTGGTGATCGTGGACGCCCCGTTCGTGCTGGCGGCGGTGTCCGCCTCGATCGCCGCCAACGTCGGGTCGGACCTGCGAGGCGTGGTCGACGCGGCCCTGCAGGCCCGGACGGCCAACGGCCCGGGCGGGGTGCGGTCGGTCGACGAGCTGGTCTGACCGGCCCGCGGTGACGATCGGCCCGGGTGCGTTCGGCACCGCCGTCTGGTCCTCACCCGGGTGGCAGGCGGCCGCCCTGGCCTGGCTCGACGAGCGGCTGGCGGCGGCCGGCATCACCCGGACCGGTGCCGCCGAGCATCCGCACGTGCGGGCCTGGGCGACCGCGGTCCGGGTGCCGACCGATCACGGTGACTACTGGCTCAAGGCCTGCGGGCAGGACACCGCGTTCGAGGTACCGCTGTACCGGGTGCTGGCCGAGCTGGTCCCGGGTGACGTGCTCGCGCCGCTGGCCGCCGACCCGGCCCGCGGCTGGATCGTGCTGCCCGACGGCGGGCGGGTGCTCGGCGACCAGCTGGCCGGCGCCGACCTCGCCCGGGCCCTGGGTGCGGCGCTGGTCCAGTACGGGCGGCTGCAACGGGCGCTGATGCCCGGGGTGCCGCGGATGCTGGCCGCCGGCGTCACCGACATGCGGCCGCCGGCGATGCTCGACGCCTTCGACCGGGCCCTCGCCCTGACCCGGCGCGATCTCGACGCCGGCGAGCCGGACCGGGACCGCGAGCGCCGGCACGCTCAGATCGCCGCGGCCCGGGACGAGGTGGCCGGCTGGTGCGCCGCGCTGTCCCGCTCGGCGCTGCCGGCGAGCCTGGACCACAACGACCTGCACCCGCGCAACATGTTCTGGGATCCACGAGCCGGACGGGCCCGGTTCTTCGACTGGGGCGACGCGGTGATCGCGCACCCGTTCGCGGCCATGCTGGTGCCGCTGGCCATGGTGCGCGAGCTGCTCGGCGGGGTGCCCGCCGCCGCGCCTTTTCGGGCGATCCGCGACGCCTACCTGCAGGTGTTCGCCGACCTGGCCCCGACCGAGGACCTGCCGGCGACGCTGGAGACGGCCTGCCGGGTGGCCAACATCGCCCGGGCGCACACCTGGGACCGGGCCGTCGGTGCGGCCGCCCGGCAGGGCGACCCGATGGCCGCCCGGTTCCGGTTCGCCGCGCTGGACACCCTGAGTGCGGTGCTGGACGCGGACTACCTGACCGTGGGTTGATCGCGGTCAGGGCTGGTTGAGCAGCCGGGACAGGACCTGCTCGTCGTCGGGGGACAGCGCGCGGACGAAGCGGGCCA
This genomic window from Nakamurella multipartita DSM 44233 contains:
- the nhaA gene encoding Na+/H+ antiporter NhaA codes for the protein MPSSDDTSLFSPGSWSENSRLAQVLRRETVGGALLLAAAVIALVWANSPWSAGYYAMLDFVAGPELLHLNLSLETWAADGLLAIFFFVAGLELKREFVAGDLRDRRRAAVPVFAAVGGMVVPAIVYLAFAAGSGPKGWAIPTATDIAFALAVLAVISTHLPSTLRTFLLTLAVVDDLLAIIVIAVFYTDELNLLYFGLALIPLAGFGLLVQRRISHWYLLLPLAVATWTLVHASGIHATVAGVLLAFTVPVRPGRAAKDPDGPGLAEHFEHLMRPISAGIAVPLFALFSAGVSLGGWSGFTSALTDPIALGIIAGLVVGKPIGIVSATFLTSKITRTPLQAGLTWPDVTGVAILGGIGFTVSLLIGELAFAANPEADDHVKIAVLTGSLVAAVLAAVVLRLRNRRYRRLWEEENRDDDQDGIPDIYQHRERE
- a CDS encoding GyrI-like domain-containing protein, with product MTTSETGAEPHLQDRPAVPFVGTTTGVSTATIAQIADRIPELVGALISRGITPTGAPFFRYLDLRGDAMTLQVGVPVPDGAELPEHVLPFTVESGHLPAGRYAGLTHVGSFDGLRAATERLLAWASEQELRLDMETEDGLERWTARLEIYLTDPRLETDPNRYRTELAIKLAD
- a CDS encoding VOC family protein, with amino-acid sequence MNAPTTTRPGAWPTLSYRDAEAAVRYLTEVVGFTESVVHPGGPDRPIAHAELLWPDGGGIMFGSEPTEPRWSGSAGGPGTGTAYLSTDDVAGVAARVAAAGWTVLRELAETDYGSREFAFLDPEGNAWSVGSYPGAQGG
- the dhaL gene encoding dihydroxyacetone kinase subunit DhaL; the encoded protein is MSEADRTSCDAAGVVAGIRAVAATIAEHKVELTRLDRDIGDGDHGENMARGFTAVLAKLDAGEPDTPSAVLKLVASTLISTVGGAAGPLYGTAFLRASTAVKEATTLDPQAIVTALTAGRDGVVARGKAELEDKTMVDALTPAVNAARAAADAGGDVAAVLRAAANDAAMGAAATIPLQARKGRASYLGARSIGHQDPGATSTAYLLEALAAVAEKAP
- the dhaK gene encoding dihydroxyacetone kinase subunit DhaK, with protein sequence MKKIINDPTTVVTEALKGVALAHADLVTVHHDPDFITRADGPIQGKVAIVSGGGSGHEPLAGGYVGPGGLDAAVPGAVFTSPTPDQILAATQAADGGAGVVHLVLNYTGDILNFETAAELADAEDINVQAVVIDDDVAVKDSTWTAGRRGVGGAIPWYKITCAAAARGDDLDAVVAISKRVVANVRTMGMALTPCTVPHSGEPSFTLAEDEMEIGIGVHGEPGRERTKLTSANEIVATLLGSVVEDLPFERGDNTLLFVNGMGGTPSIELYLAYNAAREFLAERGIEVTRSLVGNYFTSLEMQGMSISLLKLDDELTELWDAPINTAAMRRGV
- a CDS encoding LLM class flavin-dependent oxidoreductase, with the translated sequence MTNLQTGIVISAASSREFADLAVEAEAAGWDAIFTWEAVWGQDAWVTLTAAAMVTERIRLGTMLTPLPRIRPWDLAGRAATLDALSGGRVQLAVGMGALHEGWLAFERDEGRKVRAEKLDEGLAVYDGLMRGQPFEYTGTHYQVHPTDFMPPPAPIQQPRVPVWVVGAYPATRSLRRAARWDGLLATKVGYAAETPFGPADLADVVAAVRPLRAEAGLPWDGYQVVAEGVSEPGAAGDATAREWVDAGATYWVESDWSMGADAVDRHRRRIEAGPPRP
- a CDS encoding aminoglycoside phosphotransferase family protein, with product MTIGPGAFGTAVWSSPGWQAAALAWLDERLAAAGITRTGAAEHPHVRAWATAVRVPTDHGDYWLKACGQDTAFEVPLYRVLAELVPGDVLAPLAADPARGWIVLPDGGRVLGDQLAGADLARALGAALVQYGRLQRALMPGVPRMLAAGVTDMRPPAMLDAFDRALALTRRDLDAGEPDRDRERRHAQIAAARDEVAGWCAALSRSALPASLDHNDLHPRNMFWDPRAGRARFFDWGDAVIAHPFAAMLVPLAMVRELLGGVPAAAPFRAIRDAYLQVFADLAPTEDLPATLETACRVANIARAHTWDRAVGAAARQGDPMAARFRFAALDTLSAVLDADYLTVG
- a CDS encoding helix-turn-helix domain-containing protein, which codes for MADEALVALAAPPEAAGAVRTMIGYRMAAEPGEHRGLPSPYLTLVFSLSGPLPIHVPSPAGRREGAFRIPLGGLHTRAVLLPRRLPHAPTSAQRGIQLAVHPLAARAVFGVPAAALTDEVLEVGDVVGPLAGLTERLAADPTGPDAVAAVNGWLRERTRAAAASPAPRELARAWRLIVGSDGRARIGDVARDVGWSRAHLTRRLRAEIGVGAKDLARLARFQRSRRLMIGRAGELGRIAQDSGYADQSHLTAEWREFAGCTPRQWMAAELADH
- the ddaH gene encoding dimethylargininase; the encoded protein is MTTAPRRALVRAPSPRLAQGLLTHLDRVPVDAELAVRQWSDYTRALTEAGWDTVEVPAAPECPDGVFVEDTVVMIGGTAVITSPGADERKPETMGTSVTVRALGYPTATLDAGTLDGGDVLKIGRTVYVGRTLRTSAEGIASLRRICEPLGHRVVAVPTTKVLHLKSAVTALPDGTVIGYEPLVDDPGFWPHFRPMPEEGGSHVVDLGEGRLLMAASAPRSAELIADLGFTPIPVDISEFEKLEGCVTCLSVRVRHAPDGES
- the dhaM gene encoding dihydroxyacetone kinase phosphoryl donor subunit DhaM, with protein sequence MTVGIVLVSHSAQLAAGLAEVAAQMAPNVAICPAGGLEDGAIGTSFDLIAAAIERADTGDGAILLYDLGSGYLTAETAVEFLEDEQRARVVIVDAPFVLAAVSASIAANVGSDLRGVVDAALQARTANGPGGVRSVDELV
- the dinB gene encoding DNA polymerase IV, which produces MFVRISGTRTDASILHADLDAFFASVEQRDNPTLQGRPVIVGGGVVLAASYEAKAMGVRTAMGGRQALALCPDAVVVEPRFKAYTRASHDVFEVFRDTTPLVEGLSIDEAFLDVGGLRRVSGEPAQIAARLRAAVLERVGLKITVGVARTKFLAKVASGVAKPDGLLVVEPDRELEFLHPLPVQRLWGVGPKTTAKLHALGVTTVGQVAGLDEATLLTALGQGSGRHLHALAHNHDPRAVQVGKRRGSIGSQHAMGRGQHSLAEIDAIVIALVERVGGRMRKAGREGRTVMLRLRFDDFTRASRSHTLARPTAQTPVILEAVRDLVATARPLIRDRGGLTLLGIAVGNLDDEDGQLELPFGARSAPVRDAALDTAMDGIRERFGAASLTRGVLVGREQRAAMPILPD